CCGTCCGCTACCGCCTCGATCGCCGACAGACAGCCCCGAGCGTCGACGTCTCCCTCCGGCTGGGCGGCCTCCTGCAGGAAGTTGAGATGGATCGCCATCGCGTCGGCGTCGATCATCTCGACGGCGCGTTCGACCCCCTCGACGCCGTATTCGGACAGCTGCGCCGCGCCGATGTTTCCATAGATAAACGCGTCCGGGGCGGCTTCCCTGACGACGGTAAACGACTCCAGGAGTTCCTCGTCGTCGGATTCGAGACCGGCGCGTTGGCTGCCGACACCCATCGCGATCCCCGTCCGTTCGGCCGCCGCCGATAGCGACCGGTTGATCTCGGTGGTGTTCGGGTGGCCGCCGGTCATGCTCTCGATCACGATCGGACTCGAGAGCTCCCTGCCGCAGAGCTCGACGCAGGTGTCGATCCCCTCCCGGTGTAGTTCCGGCAGCGCCTCGTGAATCAGCTGTACGTCATCGAAACCGCTACGGGCCGTCTCGACGTCCTCTTCGAGAATGATCTCGATGTGGTCGTCCTTGCGATCGGAAGTTTCGGGGGACATTCTCTACAGTGGTGATCAGGAGTCTCCGGCTTCAACTGATCGGTTCGCGCCGGCATCCGACCGTCCGGAGAGTCACGAGTGGAGGTGAGTGGGCGGATCCCGGACCCGACCCGGAGTGGCCCGACGCTCGGACCGGCCGTCGAGCGTCTCGAAGTCGAAGTCGGCGAACTGCTCGGGGACCCGCTC
The Halalkaliarchaeum desulfuricum DNA segment above includes these coding regions:
- the fni gene encoding type 2 isopentenyl-diphosphate Delta-isomerase — its product is MSPETSDRKDDHIEIILEEDVETARSGFDDVQLIHEALPELHREGIDTCVELCGRELSSPIVIESMTGGHPNTTEINRSLSAAAERTGIAMGVGSQRAGLESDDEELLESFTVVREAAPDAFIYGNIGAAQLSEYGVEGVERAVEMIDADAMAIHLNFLQEAAQPEGDVDARGCLSAIEAVADGLSVPVIVKETGSGISRGTARKLSDAGVDAIDVAGKGGTTWSGVEAYRAAAVGDRRRARVGTRFREWGIPTAVSTLEVAREHSCVVASGGVRSGLDIAKAIALGARAGGLAKPFLGPARDGTDAVVELIEDLEAELQTAMFATGSSSVADLQEAEYALLGRTRQFLKG